Proteins encoded together in one Salarias fasciatus chromosome 17, fSalaFa1.1, whole genome shotgun sequence window:
- the waslb gene encoding neural Wiskott-Aldrich syndrome protein isoform X3 yields the protein MMFCTTFLSAPSEEVNCERGGGGGEGGATLGGPGSCLSSLHCLVLPQDELYPSLSVPTARLSICTEDRSRGLLGSVLLDVGVAACGARGGRCIWDKMRRRRSRSASPSPSKTPKSPCSESARGPALPMATVDIRNPEINSIHRFHNSQVNNIVHSPFPKREKKNKGKKKRLTKADIGTPSNFQHIGHVGWDPNTGFDLNNLDPELKNLFDMCGISEAQLKDKETSKVIYDFIEKKGGVEAVKNELRRQAPPPPPSRSGPPPPPPPPHHGSAPPPPPPARGRGMPPPPPPSRAPVSAPPPPPPSRPGMSAPPPPPPSRGSLPLPPPPAHASFPVAAAPPPPPPPPAVPSGFGVPAPPPPPPPPPGPPPPAPPPLEANGGDGGPPSSGKSALLSQIREGTQLKKVEQKDRPVSSTGRDALLDQIRQGIQLKPREDNTDAPAAPAPSAGIVGALMEVMQKRSRAIHSSDEDDDDDDDEDFDDEDEWED from the exons ATGATGTTCTGCACCACCTTCCTCTCTGCGCCCTCCGAGGAAGTCAACTGCgagcgtggaggaggaggaggagaaggaggagcgaCTCTGGGAGGCCCGGGGAGTTGCCTGTCGTCTCTGCACTGCCTGGTCCTCCCCCAGGATGAACTGTACCCGTCTCTCTCCGTCCCCACCGCTCGCCTCTCCATCTGCACGGAAGACCGCTCGCGCGGCCTGCTGGGCTCGGTGCTCCTGGACGTGGGCGTGGCCGCCTGCGGCGCCCGAGGCGGCAGATGCATTTGGGACAAGATGAGAAGGCGGCGCAGTCGGTCGGCCTCGCCCTCACCCAGCAAAACCCCGAAAAGCCCGTGTAGCGAGAGCGctcgag GACCGGCGTTGCCCATGGCCACTGTCGACATCAGAAACCCGGAGATCAACAGCATTCACCGTTTCCACAACTCCCAGGTGAACAACATCGTGCACTCTCCCTTCCCcaagagggagaagaagaacaaagggaagaagaagaggctgaCCAAGGCAGACATCGGCACGCCGAGCAACTTCCA gcACATTGGACATGTAGGATGGGATCCGAACACAGGCTTCGAT CTGAACAACTTGGACCCGGAGCTGAAGAATCTGTTCGATATGTGCGGCATCTCTGAGGCCCAGCTGAAAGACAAGGAGACCTCCAAGGTCATCTACGACTTCATCGAGAAGAAGGGAGGCGTGGAAGCCGTCAAGAACGAGCTGCGGAGACAAG ctcctcctccacctccatccagAAGcggccctccgccgccgccgccgccgccgcaccacGGCTcggccccgcctccccctccccccgcccgcGGGCGAGgcatgccgccgccgccgcccccctcccggGCGCCCGTCtccgcgccgccgcctcccccgccgTCCCGGCCGGGCATGTCCGcacccccgcctcccccgcccAGCCGAGGCTCCCTCCCACTGCCGCCTCCGCCGGCGCACGCCTCCTTCCCAGTGGCGGCGGCACCGCCGccaccccctccgccccccgccGTCCCGTCCGGTTTCGGCGtgcccgccccccctccccctcctcccccgccgccgGGGCCCCCGCCTCCCGCTCCCCCGCCCTTGGAGGCTAACGGAGGGGACGGCGGCCCGCCCTCGTCTGGGAAGTCGGCCCTTCTGAGCCAGATCCGGGAGGGGACGCAGCTGAAGAAGGTGGAGCAGAAGGACCGGCCGGTGTCCTCCACCGGGCGGGACGCGCTCCTCGACCAGATCCGACAGGGCATCCAGCTCAAACCT AGGGAAGATAACACCGACGCGCCGGCGGCGCCGGCCCCCTCGGCGGGCATCGTGGGAGCGCTGATGGAGGTGATGCAAAAAAGGAGCCGAGCCATTCATTCTTCAG ATGAGgatgatgacgacgacgacgacgaggacTTTGACGATGAAGACGAATGGGAGGATTAG
- the lmod2b gene encoding leiomodin-2 encodes MSCFGYRRELSKYEDIDEDELLASLTPEELAELEKELVDIDPDDNVPIGLRQRDQTDKTPTGTFSRESLMKYWENETRRLLEDEMGGRSSGLEEEADEESSTEGNSEGEDEKDDENEKQQKRYDTRSEEQEKEDEDKEEEEESEEESEPVTEEDEEEEEEEEEEEEEEEEEEEEEQVTKAEPEPLKFSGQRASQASSPMLLKPQRVEPMRLTPPPPPADSCGNPTVVDDVLQRALSNDPELTEVNLNNIDDISQETLIQFAEALRSNTHVKVFTLANTKADDHVAVAIAKMLRQNSSIVSLNIESNYVSGKGVMAMVQALPGNSTLTELRFHNQRHMCGGQVEMEMVKILRENYTLIKLGYQFNLPGPRMSMTGILTRNQDRQRQKRLQEQRQQQQQGQQDGVVNPRTTALRGTPSSSPYNSPRASPWSSPKLPKKQTPPAPPPPPPPPPPPPPPPPPQQQEKKRPTRMIAEVIKAHEAGSKKTTKTKGKKGKKGKDKNAGKDETSSILKELKNALRPVGVDKRGEEGSRPSTPMRSAHDQLMESIRNSSIRSLRRVEIPHHLR; translated from the exons ATGAGTTGTTTCGGGTATCGCAGAGAGCTGAGTAAGTATGAGGATATCGATGAGGACGAGCTTCTGGCTTCCCTCACGCCCGAGGAGCTGGCCGAGTTGGAAAAAGAGCTGGTGGACATCGATCCTGACGACAATGTGCCAATCGGACTCAGACAGAGAGACCAAACAGATAAAACACCGACGGGAACCTTCAGCAGAGAGTCCCTCATGAAGTACTGGGAAAATGAAACTCGTAGACTGCTGGAGGATGAGATGGGCGGAAGAAGCTCCGGACTG gaagaagaagcagatgagGAGAGCAGTACAGAAGGAAACAGTGAAGGGGAGGATGAAAAGGACGATGAAAacgaaaaacagcagaaaaggtATGATACACGGAGCGAGGAACAGGagaaggaggacgaggacaaagaagaggaagaggagagcgaggaagagTCAGAGCCTGTGacagaagaggatgaagaggaagaggaggaagaagaggaagaagaggaggaggaggaggaggaggaggaggaagagcaagTCACGAAAGCAGAACCTGAACCGTTGAAGTTTTCAGGGCAGCGGGCTTCACAGGCCAGCAGTCCGATGCTGCTCAAGCCCCAGAGGGTGGAGCCTATGAggctgactcctccccctccacctgctgactcATGCGGAAACCCAACCGTGGTCGATGATGTTCTGCAGCGCGCTCTGAGCAATGACCCCGAACTCACAGAGGTTAATCTGAACAACATCGACGACATCTCACAG GAAACTCTCATCCAGTTTGCTGAGGCTCTGAGGTCCAACACACACGTTAAGGTCTTCACCCTCGCAAACACGAAGGCCGACGACCACGTGGCCGTAGCCATCGCCAAGATGCTGAGGCAGAACTCCTCCATCGTCAGCCTCAATATAGAGTCCAACTATGTGAGTGGGAAAGGCGTGATGGCAATGGTCCAGGCGCTTCCAGGAAACAGCACGCTGACCGAACTTCGGTTCCACAACCAGCGACACATGTGTGGAGGACAG GTCGAAATGGAGATGGTGAAGATTTTGAGGGAGAACTACACTTTAATAAAGCTGGGCTACCAGTTCAACCTCCCCGGTCCCAGGATGAGCATGACGGGGATCCTCACCAGGAACCAGGACCGCCAGCGGCAGAagcggctgcaggagcagcggcagcagcagcagcagggccaaCAAGACGGAGTCGTCAACCCTCGAACCACAGCGCTG AGAGGAACCCCTTCTTCATCACCATATAACTCACCCAGAGCCTCACCTTGGTCATCGCCCAAGCTGCCTAAAAAACAGACTCCCCCTgcgcccccgccgccccctccccctcctccccctccccctccgccgccgcctccccagcagcaggagaagaagcgGCCCACCAGGATGATAGCGGAGGTCATCAAGGCGCACGAGGCGGGgagcaaaaagacaacaaagacaaaggGCAAGAAGGGGAAGAAGGGGAAGGACAAGAATGCAGGGAAAGATGAGACGAGCAGCatcctgaaggagctgaagaatgCCCTCAGGCCCGTGGGGGTGGacaagagaggggaggagggcagCAGGCCGTCCACGCCCATGAGGTCGGCTCACGATCAGCTGATGGAGTCGATCCGCAACAGCAGCATCCGCAGCCTGAGACGG GTGGAAATCCCCCATCATCTACGATAA
- the asb15b gene encoding ankyrin repeat and SOCS box protein 15b, translated as MDDLDQEGINEELMEFAIRESFQDAYKLPCLLQSNRKESNSEDFMRLMSAIYQGDVEALRELSGCVSALTESDSRGWMPLHAAAVQPQPEVLRVVLQAVTASTDLTLEEQTQDGDTALILAVEAARVENVGLLLQHGASPHNTNSRNESPLLLAVRQSSYDMALSLIMGGAFVEQVCLTKWTATHEAAKVGCPAILMLLLRHGAKVTARDGHGVTPLGVAAEYGKTDALDILIQHGGDVNAQASNGDTVLYDASGSGNLDCIMLLLQHGANPNVASYAYQLPIHRAAYEGHILALRTLIPITTKRAIRLSGQNPVHSAADGGQVDCLRLLIQRGFDVNALLGTHVSENYGDMRKSPLFFAVSNGDVTCSETLLAAGAKPDLDPLRCILVAVRAERYELVRLLLSYGAEVNCYFRVISDTVFPTALQYCLRDQVMLRLLLNSGYHAHKCFQCCHSESEDLDSTWTDLHNQAYQIYAQPDVISFCEFVSVSWLTHVVGSVVRMLLDYVNHVSICSNLRRILERRPEWGDISDILSQPRSLQHLCRLVIRGQMSLRILNDPEAMAAAPFPPRLTNYLSYREYDLYAKLSSCP; from the exons ATGGATGACCTTGACCAGGAGGGCATAAATGAAGAATTGATGGAGTTCGCCATCCGGGAGAGCTTTCAGGATGCCTACAAGCTGCCATGTTTACTCCAATCAAACAG GAAAGAGTCAAACAGTGAAGACTTTATGAGGCTAATGTCAGCCATTTATCAAG GTGATGTGGAAGCGCTGCGGGAGCTGTCAGGTTGCGTGTCAGCGTTGACAGAGAGTGACAGCAGGGGCTGGATGCCTCTGCACGCCGCGGCCGTACAGCCACAGCCAGAGGTCCTGCgtgtggtgctgcagg CGGTGACGGCGTCCACAGATCTGACGCTGGAGGAGCAGACGCAGGACGGGGACACGGCTCTGATCCTGGCGGTGGAGGCCGCCCGGGTGGAGAACGTcgggctgctgctgcaacacGGAGCCTCGCCGCACAACACCAACAGCAGGAACGAGTCCCCTCTGCTCCTCG CGGTGAGACAGAGCTCCTATGACATGGCGTTATCCCTCATCATGGGCGGGGCCTTCGTGGAGCAGGTGTGTCTCACTAAGTGGACGGCCACTCACGAAGCTGCGAAG GTGGGCTGTCCGGCCATTCTCATGCTGCTGCTCCGACATGGAGCCAAAGTCACGGCCCGAGATGGTCACGGGGTCACGCCCCTGGGGGTCGCGGCCGAATACGGAAAAACGGACGCTTTGGACATACTCATACAACACG GTGGTGATGTGAACGCCCAGGCCAGTAATGGAGACACAGTCTTGTATGACGCGTCGGGGTCTGGAAACCTGGACTGCAtcatgctgctcctgcagcatgGAGCCAATCCAAACGTGGCCAGCTACGCCTACCAGCTGCCCATCCACCGGGCCGCGTACGAGGGACACATCCT CGCGCTGAGGACTCTCATCCCCATCACCACCAAGAGAGCCATCCGCCTCTCGGGTCAGAACCCCGTCCACTCGGCGGCGGACGGGGGACAGGTCGACTGTCTGCGGCTCCTCATCCAGAGAGGCTTTGATGTCAACGCGCTGCTCGGGACGCACGTCTCCG AGAACTACGGGGACATGAGGAAGAGCCCTCTGTTCTTCGCTGTTTCGAACGGTGATGTGACCTGTTCGGAGACTTTGCTCGCAGCGGGAGCGAAGCCTGATCTGGACCCGCTGCGATGCATTCTGGTGGCCGTACGTGCTGAGAG GTATGAgctggtgaggctgctgctgtcctACGGAGCAGAGGTGAACTGTTACTTCAGAGTGATCAGCGACACGGTGTTCCCCACGGCGCTGCAGTACTGCCTCAGAGACCAAGTCATGCTGCGACTGCTGCTCAACAGCGGATATCACGCTCACAA GTGTTTTCAGTGCTGCCATAGTGAAAGTGAAGATCTGGACAGTACCTGGACTGACCTCCACAACCAGGCTTACCAGATTTACGCTCAACCGGATGTCATTTCA TTCTGTGAGTTTGTGTCCGTGTCGTGGCTGACACATGTGGTGGGCAGCGTGGTGAGGATGCTCCTGGACTATGTCAACCACGTCAGCATCTGTTCCAACCTCAGACGCATTCTGGAGAGGAGACCGGAGTGGGGTGACATTTCTGACATACTGA GCCAGCCTCGCTCTCTGCAGCACCTGTGCCGGCTGGtgatcagaggtcagatgagCCTCAGGATCCTGAACGACCCCGAAGCCATGGCTGCTGCTCCTTTTCCCCCCAGACTCACCAACTACCTGAGCTACAGAGAGTACGACCTGTACGCCAAACTTTCATCATGTCCATAG
- the LOC115404173 gene encoding uncharacterized protein LOC115404173, which translates to MRKKILKAPCLLLSLVTSLNLCSGKFGAPITDDVTKLTILKQNIPSDYEIPISYIPKEVGGSCWVVLNIYPLEQSLRNLANMFGAISSNKENIIVFIAMVKSLRFTFDHEELETAMQVFQCHYQEGSLLSGLYFDYIKDILHTATQGTSGFSCKPPPCLNSQHTPGGQEDNRRFSWSKRAPLLLALIPFTACVVLIVCLVNSRRRLPVCNTENSQMATTDMIPTVSVSIPLQTLAHAADTQPAGEEIAQHESG; encoded by the exons ATGAGGAAGAAA ATCTTGAAAGCACCTTGTCTCCTCTTGAGTCTGGTAACAAGTCTGAATCTCTGCTCGGGAAAATTTGGAGCACCGATAACTGATGATGTGACAAAGCTGACAATACTG AAGCAGAATATCCCTTCTGATTATGAGATTCCTATCAGCTACATTCCTAAAGAAGTG GGGGGCTCGTGCTGGGTGGTGTTGAACATCTATCCTTTGGAGCAAAGCCTTCGGAATCTGGCCAACATGTTTGGCGCCATCTcctccaacaaagaaaacatcatcGTCTTCATTGCCATGGTCAAGAGTTTACGCTTCACTTTTGACCACGAGGAGCTG GAAACAGCGATGCAAGTTTTCCAGTGTCACTATCAAGAAGGAAGCCTGCTGTCCGGCCTGTACTTCGACTACATCAAAGACATCTTACACACTGCAACTCAAGGAACATCCGGCTTCTCGTGCAAGCCACCGCCATGCCTTAATTCTCAACATACACCAG GGGGTCAAGAAGACAATCGCAGATTCAGCTGGTCGAAGAGAGCTCCCTTGCTTTTGGCGCTCATCCCCTTCACAGCTTGTGTTGTTCTCATAGTGTGTCTT gTCAACTCTAGAAGGCGTTTACCAGTGTGCAACACTGAAAATAGCCAAATGGCGACTACTGACATGATCCCAACTGTGTCTGTCTCCATCCCACTTCAAACACTCGCCCACGCCGCTGACACTCAGCCAGCGGGGGAGGAGATCGCCCAACATGAAAGTGGATGA
- the LOC115404172 gene encoding tetraspanin-33-like produces MSQIHPGLKRVFTIFNIFFAIIGGLIIGLALIAQIVTNVEGQSMEDRTVGLIALYVFGAITMVVAGLGAYGACKEKKAALIAFLVCMVIGSLVMLRVAIPTAIARPELEDLLESKFQRFVPLTEAPEEVKNMANTLQSQMHCCGLFSYEDWRQDIPESCECDPAQSESESECRKVDYSALMLSKTIYSRPCFPILMKYILMVADITLGVVLTLAVFALLGLTLSSIMIHQMRYPDRPPVLLTVPAVFGMPPPKYQELHNTPPY; encoded by the exons ATGTCCCAGATTCACCCAGGCCTGAAGCGGGTCTTCACCATCTTCAACATCTTCTTCGCG attATCGGGGGCCTGATCATCGGCCTGGCCCTGATCGCTCAGATTGTCACCAATGTTGAAGGACAGTCC ATGGAAGATCGCACCGTGGGCCTCATCGCCCTCTATGTCTTCGGCGCCATCACCATGGTGGTGGCTGGCCTGGGGGCCTACGGCGCCTGCAAAGAGAAGAAGGCCGCCCTGATCGCG TTTCTGGTCTGTATGGTCATCGGCAGCTTGGTGATGCTGCGCGTCGCCATCCCCACCGCCATCGCCCGCCCTGAG CTGGAGGATCTCCTGGAATCTAAGTTCCAGAGGTTTGTCCCGTTGACCGAGGCTCCAGAGGAAGTGAAGAACATGGCCAACACCCTGCAGTCTCAG ATGCACTGCTGCGGTCTCTTCAGCTACGAGGACTGGAGGCAGGACATCCCGGAGTCGTGCGAGTGCGACCCCGCGCAGTCGGAGAGCGAGAGCGAATGCCGCAAAGTGGATTACAGC GCTCTGATGCTGTCCAAGACCATCTACTCGAGG CCGTGCTTCCCCATCCTCATGAAGTACATCCTGATGGTGGCCGACATCACGCTGGGCGTCGTCCTCACGCTCGCCGTCTTCGCC CTGCTGGGTTTGACGCTCTCCTCCATCATGATCCACCAGATGCGCTACCCCGACcgcccccccgtcctcctcacCGTCCCCGCCGTCTTCGGCATGCCGCCCCCCAAGTACCAGGAGCTGCACAACACCCCGCCTTACTGA
- the rab21 gene encoding ras-related protein Rab-21 yields the protein MAAAAGGSRTYSFKVVLLGEGCVGKTSLVLRYCENKFNDKHITTLQASFLTKKLNITGKRVNLAIWDTAGQERFHALGPIYYRDSNGAVLVYDITDQDSFQKVKNWVKELRKMLGNDICLCIVGNKIDLDKDRNVSVEEAESYAESVGAKHFHTSAKLNKGIEELFLDLCKRMMETAQADERLKGNGSSQSASSRRGVQIVDDEPQATPSGGCCSSG from the exons ATGGCGGCAGCGGCGGGCGGCAGCAGGACGTATTCGTTTAAGGTGGTGTTACTGGGGGAAGGCTGCGTGGGGAAGACGTCGCTGGTGCTGCGCTACTGCGAGAACAAATTCAACGACAAACACATCACCACTCTACAG GCATCTTTCCTCACAAAGAAGTTGAATATCACAGGAAAACGAGTCAATTTGGCCATTTGG GACACGGCCGGTCAGGAGCGATTTCACGCTTTAGGTCCCATCTACTACAGAGACTCCAACGGAGCTGTGCTCGTCTATGATATCACCGACCAGGACTCCTTCCAGAAG gtgaaGAACTGGGTCAAAGAGTTGAGGAAAATGTTGGGAAATGACATTTGTTTATGTATAGTTG GTAATAAAATCGATTTGGACAAAGACAGAAACGTTTCAGTGGAAGAAGctgaaag ttATGCAGAGTCGGTGGGAGCCAAACATTTCCACACTTCAGCCAAACTCAACAAAGGCATCGAGGAGCTGTTCCTGGATCTGTGTAAAC GGATGATGGAGACCGCTCAGGCCGACGAGCGGCTGAAGGGAAACGGAAGCAGCCAGTCGGCGTCCAGCCGGAGGGGCGTGCAGATCGTAGACGACGAGCCTCAGGCCACGCccagcggcggctgctgctcctccggcTAA